The Acidobacteriota bacterium sequence GATACGTCCACCCTTCTTTTCTCAATTCCAGCGCTTGTTTCCGTCGCCATTCTTTCATTTCGGTTGTGCTGTTTCTTTTTTTCATACCCCTCATTCTAACCAGATTGTGGGGTTAAGCAAATTATGCAACGCTCTATAAAAACCCGGAATCCTGGACAGATGACAAGGTGACAAAATGACAAGGTGACCGAATGACAAGATGACAAAGTGACAGGATGACAAGGTGACAACGTGACAAGGGATTTTTTTCATCCCTCATCTCTCATCCCTCATCCTTTGGTTTCATCCTTCATCCTTCATCCTTTCCGAGCCTGAAACCCTAATTCAGCAATTCATCATCGGCGGCTGATTCCGGCAGTGGATGGGCCGCCTGTTGCACAATACCGACAATCATCCGGCGCTCAGCAAACAGGTTCGAATCAATCAGAGTTTGGACAATGAATTCCCCTGGCCGTTCAAAAGCCAGATTCATGAAAAAGGTGATGTTGTTGGCATACCCACCTTCCGGAACTTCAAACAGCGTTGGGGTTGAGTGTGCCACCACCTGCTGTTTTCCTGGGTAGAGGATGCGTACTTCGGACAAAAACTTGCCATTTCCGCGCCAGTGATTAACCACGGCGATGCGGGGAAGTTGAACCGGAAGCTGTTGAACATAAATGTCTTGAAACACACCCATAAAGCTGAGTTTATTGCCTAGTTCAAGCCGCACATCGTCACACAGGAGTTGATAGATTAATTCAAGATTTTGGGTTGATTTCACAGTCAAAGACTCCGTTGGGTTGATCGTCAGGTTGTGCCAATCAGGCGTTACGATGATTCTCAACGCAGGCCGGATATCGGCACTTTTAGAAAAGAGTGAAGAATTCAATACAGGCTGGGGAAAACGGCGTTTGGAAATGCCTGAAAACTATGCCACGGCTCGCCGTGCAAGTCCAGAAACGTAAAAATTAGGGGGGGGCATCAATTGGGGCGAAGAGTTCAATGTCAGGTCCCAAAAAACAGCCATTTCCAAGTCGAATTGCACAGTCCAGCAGATTTCACTAACGTTGCCTGACTCAGGTTCACACATTGCCTTGCACCAACGAAGGTCTAATTCACATACCTTACTTCAATGGCTATAAAATCTTTATTTGTCAGTAGTTACTTCTGGCAAAGCGATGCTTCAGACATCAAAAGGAAATTTGCCCGCATGAAAGATCAATCCAGCCTGACTCACGAAAGAATTGCCGCGCCGCGCCTTTGGCCCACAGTGGTTACCCGGTGGAGCTTGTTCGGAATACTTATTCTAACTTTGATCAGTGGTATGGTGGGGCAACTGCCCTCCGGCCAGGCATTTCAAACGCACCCGCCGCCAGCCACGACCAGCAAAACTCCATCAAGCAAGGATATTGCCTGTTACCAGGCGCTGCTCAACCTTGAATCACCCTCTTCGCTGCTCTGTGTGGCAGCGCATCCGGATGATGAAGACGGTGCCTCGCTGGTCTATTACCGGATGAAATATGGCGTCAACACCGCCTCCATCACGGCCACACGCGGTGAAGGCGGGCAAAATGCGGTCGGGACGGAATTGAACGAGGCGCTCGGGGTTATTCGGTCTTATGAAATGCAGGCAGCCGCGGCCCACCAGGAATCTCCGAATTACAATCTGGGGTTGGAAGATTTTGGGTTTTCCAAAACTTCGCGCGAGGCACTGGCCCGATGGGGACACGACGAAGCGCTCAGGCGGCTGGTGGGATTGATTCGAAAATTGCGGCCAGACGTGGTGATTACCAACCATGATACCAAAACCGGGCATGGCCACCATCAGGCAGTTGGGGTTTTGTTGCAGGAAGCATTTGATGCCGCCGCCGATCCAAATCAGTTTTCCGATCAGATTATCGGAGGAGTCTTGCCCTGGCAAATTCGCCGGCTGTATGAACGGGCAATTGGGGAAACCAAACCGGATGTTACTTTTGAAGTCAATCAGGTAGATCCCTATCGGCAGGTCAGTTATGTCCAGATTACCTATGATGCGCTCAAGATGCACGCAACCCAGGGGCCCTGGCCAAATGCCGATCTGAGTCGTCCCGTGACCCGCCGCTATCGCCTGATCAAAAGCAAGAATGCCGGAGACCTGCCAGCCGGCGGCGACAATCTGTTTGCTGGATTAGAAAGTCAATCAAAGCCGGATTTTTCCGATGTCTATGCCGGAGTGGTGAAAGCCAGCTTTCAAGGTGTGATGCCGTCTGAGCGGTGGCGACAGATCCAAAGCCTGACAAAATCGGAAGAACGTGAAGCCGCCCGGCGCAAATTGGGTGACGAGGTGCTGGGGGCCCTGCGGTCAGTTCGGACCCAGGCGCTGAATTCCAAAGACCAGTCACGGGTTTTTGAACAACTGGCCGACCGACTGGCCCATGCCTATGTCGTGCTCTCAGGGATTGAGATCCAGGTTCAGGCCACGCCGCAGTTGATTGTTCCTGGCGAAACCGCCTTTGTCCGGCTGACAATTGTCAATGGAAGTTCACAGCCAGTCAGTTTGCGTCAGGTGCAGATCAAGCTGGCCGATGGCTGGCAGTCGAGTGGTGATTATTCAGCCGCTGGCAATGATGTTCAGATTGAACCTGGGAATCAAACTGATGTGAGTTTTCGATTGACGGCTTTCCCTGCGCTTCCGCCAACTCAACCTGCCCCTGAGCACCTGTATGATGCTGATTTCTTGCAACCTCAGGCCCGGTTTACAGTGACCCTGGCGCGAAATGGCATCCGGTTCCAAGTTCCGGTACCGGCTCGACTCGAAGTTGCGCACCCAGTTGTGGTGCAAGGAGTTCCACGCGAAATCCCGGCTATTTTGAAAGAAGGCGATATCAGAGGTCCCGAGCCACAAATCTTCACCGCCACCATCACGCGCAATTCGGCTCGGGTTCAGGCGGGCGAGATCAAGTTTCATATTTTGGGTGGAGTAGTGGTTTCTCCAAATAAAATCAGCGTGCAATTTGGACCAAACCAGATTCAGGTTCAGGCCAAAGTGATTGTAACCTTTTTGCAGCCGCTGGATCCGAAACAAACCCGGATTGATATGGTCTGGACGGATCTTTCTGCTCCACCGCCGCTGCCGGTCCCCAAAAAAGCAGCCTATGACCCAGAGGAACCCAAACCCGCCACGGCTCCGCTTCAACTGGCAAGCATTCAAGTGATTCCGGTTTCAGTGGCCCTGCCGGCAAAGCTCCGGGTTGGGTATGTGCGCAGCTTTGAATTTACTCTGCCGCAAACCTTGAAATTACTGGGTGTGGAGCATCGTGAACTCCAGGAATCTGACTGGAAGCCAGGGGCGCTCAAAGAAAACTTTGACACGATTGTGCTCGACAATCGGGTGTATCTGGCGGCACCGGATCTGGCCAAACATCAATCACAACTCATGGAATTTGTCGAACAGGGTGGCCATCTGGTGGTTTTCTACCATAAAACCGGCGAGTTCAAACCCGAATGGGCGGCGCTGCCGCTCAAGGTTGGGGATCGTCGGGTGGCTGAAGAAACCGCCCCTGTGACATTCCTGCTGCCAGAGCACCCGTTGCTCAACTGGCCAAATAAACTGAGCCAGACTGATTTCGACAACTGGGTCCAGGAACGCGGTTTGTACTTTCCGTCTGAGTGGGATAGCGGCTATCAGGCCCTTTTGGCGTCACACGACACGGGTGAGGAGGAACTGCGTGGCGGGTATCTGGTTGCGCACCGAGGGAAGGGAAGTTACGTCTATACGAGCTATGCCTGGTATCGCCAGTTGCGAGTCTATCATCAGGGGACATTCCGGACTTTCTCAAATATGATTGCCTATCCGGTCCGACCAAACCAAAGCGAGTAGCGAACAAGAGCGAGTAGCGAGTAGCGAGTAGTCAATCCTGAGCGGGGAGTGAGTAGAATCAACTAAAAGATTCAGAGGTCATTCCTATTACTAAATTAAGGTTGAAAAGTAGTTCTGTTAACATGAAAAATATTTTGGCTTGACTATTCGCTACTCGCTTTGGTTCGCTACTTGCTGATTTGGCTTGACTATTCGCTACTCGCTTTGGTTCGCTACTTGCTGATTTGGCTTGACTACTCGCTACTCGCTACTCGCTCTTGTTCGCTACTCGCTCTTGTTCGCTACTCGCTCTTGTTCGCTACTCGCTTTGGTTCGCTACTCTTCAGGTTCTTCTTCAGGTGGGGGGAGGTTGCGGGAATCAATCATAAAGGTCGTGCGGAAGTGGTGAATTTCTTCCTCTCTTTGAGTTCGGGTCTTCATCATGGCCATAAATTCATCCAGGCTATAATCTTCGGCCACCAGGTAGGTCCGGACAGTCAACGAGATCCCCAGATTGAACTCAGGGTCGAGTTGGTAGCCAAAGGACGCTTTTGAGGCAGGTTCGTAGCTCAGTGACCCGCGTAACCTGATAACCCGATCATATTTAGCCATAAGTGATCCAATTGCGAATTATGAATTATGAAGATTGAAGTGCTTATTATTCAATGAAATAGATTCTCTGGTTTTTGTTTTCCTTGTCTGGGTTGGACAAAGAAATGACAGACACATTCAATGCTGGCTATTTCATTTCTTCATAATTCATAATTCATAATTCCTCCACATTCCCCTCAAAATCTAACACGAAGCCAGGAAAAATGTTTTTCGAATTTGCTGAAGTTCTCCTGTCGTTGCTCATCCGCGAAACCGCGCGTGGTATTTTGCGGGCATACAATGGCGTCAAATTATTCACCACCGGCGAGTTTGCGGTGGTGAACCGGGCGTCCCACCGGCTTTTGATTGAGCAGCGTTTGCTCAAGTTGCGTCGTTATTCATCGCGCCGCCGGAGTCGTTCCCGGATTCCAGTGCTTCTGATTCCACCGCTCATGGTCAGACCTGATGTGTTTGATCTGTTGCCGGAACGAAGCCTGGTACGGGCATTACTTGATCAAGGGTTTGATGTGTTTTTGGTGGATTTGGGCGAACCTCTGCGGCGAGATCGTCGGCTGTCAATGGATGATTATATCACGAAGCGAATCCACCGATCAGTTCGAAAAATCAAGCAAGTGACTGGACATCAAGAGCTTACATTGATTGGTTACTGTATGGGCGGCATTTTCGCTAACCTCTACGGGGCGCTGTATCCACACGAAGGCGTCCGCAATATCATCAATCTGGCGGCACCAACTGATTTTGAAGTCATGTCGGGATACCAGCATCTGGGAACGGTGATTGGCTCACCGTTATGGACGCTGGTCGAGCAACGGGGAATGGTCCCGGCTGCGGTCTGTCAGTCCGTGTTCCAACTCAGCCAGCCCTTGAAAACGCTGACCCAGCCGCTGAAATTGCTCTGGAATCTCTGGAACACCGAATATGTCCTGACACAGCGGGCCATCAGCCACTGGATGAACAACTTTCTCAATCTGCCTGAAGCCACGTTTAAGCAATTCTGGACGCAGATTTTCCGCGAAAACCGACTCTATCAGGGCACGTTTGTCATCAATGGGACGGAGGTGGATTTTCAGAATATTCAGGGATCCTACCTGGCGCTTGCTGGTGAAAGTGACCACCTGATTTCGTCTGAAAGTGTTTTTTCAATTCTGGATTTGATCGGAAGCCAGGATAAGACCTGTGATTTTGTCCCCGGTGGTCATCTTGGCGTCCTGGTCGGTGAAGACTCAGCCACCACCGCTCGCCTGATTGGAGACTGGCTGACACCACGGTCACGCACCAGGGCAACGTTGTCATTTCAGAGTGCGACCCGCCGCTCATATTCTAAAAAGCAGCCAGTCTCAGACGCTGTACCCGCAAACCATCCAATTGATGTGAGTAGAGTTGCGAATTATTAGGAAAAAAAGCAGATAAAGCTCTTTTCCTGGCGAAAATTCGGATGGTATACTGGCACTTTCCTTTGCTGTCTGAAATAATTCCACATCCACTATGTACAGTTAGAAAGGATAGTTTGAAGCCTCCTCCTTCATCTATCTCCTGCATCTGCTTCCTGCACGTAGAAGGACTTTCGTGAACGTGACGAACCAGGAGCACGCCGTTCCTTCGGTCGCCTGTCAAGTTGCCCCAAATCCGTTCCCCATCCGGGAAAATCAGCCGCCGCCTAAAAATCAACTCGTCAGCCGTACTGTCTCCAGGCAGTACCAACTCATCTAAGAGGTGTGGCCGAAAGTACTTGTCAACAGACTCGGTCTTCAAGGGCCGGGCTTGAGTCGCGTCGCCACGACGCCATCCTGCCGGATGGCCGGTGTGGGGAGATCGGTCCAAGCTCCGGTTGACCAGACCCCCGTGCAAATCACGGGAAACGATTGGGAAGAATTCATAGGTACCTGCGGATGCCGCCTCAGTCCGCTGCCCTACGGTGACCGGTTAAACAGGCATGGGAGTCAGTGCCAGTGCTGGTCACGGCAAACCTTCCCAAATCCGGTCGAGAGGAAGCCGAATCCGGTCGGCGGTCACAGTCAGACCGGTACGCACTACCCGACGCAAGTCGGTGCGTGATGTACTCTTTTCACATCACATCGAGGGCGGGAAGGATTCGTTCTTCCCGCTTTCGTATCAACTCAAAAAGGAGCGGCGTTTCCTCCCGGCCCAACCAGGACCGGGTCTCCACGCCGAAGATAGGATGAAGCATGAGTCGACAACGAACGTCCAGCGCATCAAAATTACCCCCGTTCCGTCCTCAACCAAAGCCAAAAAACGCTCCAAAACCGCTCTGGTCCTGGCCGGTGGCGGTGTGACAGGTGTGGTGTATGAAGTCGGTGTCTTACAGGCACTCACTCATTTCCTGACCGGCGAATTTACCCTCAATGATTTTGATATGGTCATGGGGTTGTCAGCCGGGTCGCTGGTTGGCTCGCTTCTGGTCAATGGCATCACCCCAGCCGAAATGATGGGTGCCATGGGCGAGCACCCCTCAACCACGCTCACAAAATTCTCAAAATGGGATGTCTTTCGACCAAATTTTGGTGAATTCTTTGAACGGGCCATGGGGTTGCCCTTTACGCTCACGCAGAATCTCTGGAGAAATATTTCAAACTACACGCTGGGGAAAAATCCATACTCGGAACTGCTGGATGAAATTTTGCCGTCAGCCATTTTTACCAACAGCAAAGTCGCTGATTTTGTCCGCACCAATTTGCAGAATTTGGGCCGCACTAATGATTTTCGGGAACTGGCGAAAAAGTTCTATGTGATTGCCACTGAACTGGATACCGGCGACCGTGTGATTTTTGGCGATGAAGGCTATGACCACATTCCGATTTCAAAAGCGGTTCAGGCATCAACCGCGATTCCATTGTTTTACCGCCCGGTTCGGATTGGACGTCGTGACTATGTGGATGGCGCCATGCGCAAAACACTCCACATTGACATTGCGATTGAGAAGGGCGCTGAATTGATCATTTGTATTAATCCGGTGGTGCCCTTGCGCAATGACACTGAAAAGAAATCCATTCCGATGTTTGGCCATAAAGGGCGCTACATTTCGGACAAGGGATTTCAGCATGTCTGGCGGCAGATGCTGCGCTTGATGTTGCATTCGCGGATTCCCGCCGGGTTGGAACGCTATCGCCGGTTTTATCCCAATGTGGATATTATTTTGATTGAACCACGCGAAGACGACTACAAGATGTTCTTCCACAACATTATGGACTATGACGCACGCGTATCGGTTGCCGAGCACGGATACAAGACCATGATCGCCCGATTGTCGGAACATTTTGAAGAATACGCCGCCATTTTCGCCCGTCACGGCATTGATATTCACCCACCCCGCAAGTCCGCCCACCACGCCACACCGCGCAGTTTTGACAACACGCCACCTGCCCTTCGGCGAGTTCGCATTGCACAAGCCAACCATCGTGAGTTAAATCGGTTGCATTCGGTGCTGCAAAAACTTGACTCCAGGCTCGATTCACTGGCTGAAGAGTCAGCCAAGCCTCCGATTCATCCTGAAGGAGAGTTCAAGAGTCGAGTCGCCAATGTATAGTCTGCAGTTTGAAACGATTTATCCGATTGCCGAATTAAAACGCCGCCGGGGTGTGACCGTGACGGCGGTGGACGAAGGCGGCATCGGCGCCGCGCTTGGGTTGGTGCCAGGAGACCGCATCCTGGCCATTAATGACCGTAAAGTCCGTGATTACCTGGATTTCCAGTTTTACACCGGCTCTGAGGAACACTTGAAACTGGCCGTTGCCAGGGTTGACGGCAAAAACGTTGATTTCGAAGTCGCGCTGGACGAAGGGGAAATCTGGGGCCTTGATTTCGAGCAGTTTGTCCCGCGCCAGTGCGGCAACGAATGCTTATTCTGTTTCTGTGAGCAAAACCCGGAAGATGCCCGCCCATCGCTCTTTTTCCGGGACGAAGACATTCGGCTATCATTTCTGCACGGCAACTACACGACAATGACCACGCTCACGAGTGACGAATTTGAGCGCATTGTCGAGCAACGGCTTTCTCCACAGTATGTTTCAGTTCACGCGACTGACCCTGAAGTTCGGCGTCATTTGCTGGGGCGCAACAAAGCCGATGATATTTTGGGGACGATGCGGCGCTTGCTTGAGCACGATATCGAACTCCACGCCCAGATTGTGCTTTGCCCGCGCATCAACGACGGAGAAGTGCTTCGCCAGTCAATTTATGAACTGGCGGAACTCTATCCCGGTCTGGTTTCAGTGGCGATTGTGCCGCTTGGATTGACGAAGCACCATCGCAAGCGTCACCTGCTGACTCCGGTGTGGGACGAATGGTTTGCCGAAATCATTGAGTTGGTCACCCCGTGGCAGAAAGATTTGAACAAGCGGCTCGGTACGAACTTTGCTTTTTTGGGCGACGAGTTTTATATCCGGGCCAAACAGCCGATTCCGTCAACGCGTCACTATGGGCCGTACCCACAGATTGAAGACGGCGTTGGCATGGTCCGGCGGTTTCTCAATAGCTTTCGAACCACGTTGAAGCAGCGCCTGAAACGACCTGGCCTTGCCGACGAGTTACGCCAGGTGACGACGCTGGCCACCGGGACACTGTTTTACCCAACGCTGGCTGCCGCCGCCGAGGAAATCAATCAGGCGTTTGGAACGCAACTGCACGTGGTCCCGGTCACAAATGAATATTTCGGCCCGGAAGTGAATGTGTCGGGATTGCTGACCGCCACTGATTTTCTGGCGGCACGCGATCAGTTCAAAGGCCAGAAGTTGTTCATCCCCGGCGAATCAGTGATGGGAGAGAACCAGATTTTCCTCGACGGTATGACGCTGGCGGATTTGCGAACCAAGCTTGGGATGGATATCCAGCTCGGAGGCATTACGGGGAAGGATTTTGTGCTGACAATGTTGGGAAATCGTTCGAAGGGGTAAAAACTGGCCAAAATTTTTGAACAAGGTAGTTGACAAACAGGCATTTCGTGACGATAATGCCCGTTCCTTTGCGGATGTGGCGGAATTGGCAGACGCGCATGGCTCAGGACCATGTGGGCTTCGGCCCTTGGAGGTTCAAGTCCTCTCATCCGCATTCCCCATTTGCACCCGTAGCTCAGTTGGATAGAGCGCTTGACTACGAATCAAGAGGTCGGAAGTTCGAGTCTTCCCGGGTGTACTTTTAGAATCAAGGATTTAGCCCGCTTGCCAAAGCGGGCTTTTTGCTTTTTGGGTTCAGGAAAAACCAGTCAGGGAGTTCAAGACGCCTGTGGCCGCTTGAATCTGATTGAGTGCGTCCCAGTATTCGGCGTCGCTTCGAATCATAACGAAACTCCACATCCG is a genomic window containing:
- a CDS encoding alpha/beta fold hydrolase, producing the protein MFFEFAEVLLSLLIRETARGILRAYNGVKLFTTGEFAVVNRASHRLLIEQRLLKLRRYSSRRRSRSRIPVLLIPPLMVRPDVFDLLPERSLVRALLDQGFDVFLVDLGEPLRRDRRLSMDDYITKRIHRSVRKIKQVTGHQELTLIGYCMGGIFANLYGALYPHEGVRNIINLAAPTDFEVMSGYQHLGTVIGSPLWTLVEQRGMVPAAVCQSVFQLSQPLKTLTQPLKLLWNLWNTEYVLTQRAISHWMNNFLNLPEATFKQFWTQIFRENRLYQGTFVINGTEVDFQNIQGSYLALAGESDHLISSESVFSILDLIGSQDKTCDFVPGGHLGVLVGEDSATTARLIGDWLTPRSRTRATLSFQSATRRSYSKKQPVSDAVPANHPIDVSRVANY
- a CDS encoding PIG-L family deacetylase, encoding MKDQSSLTHERIAAPRLWPTVVTRWSLFGILILTLISGMVGQLPSGQAFQTHPPPATTSKTPSSKDIACYQALLNLESPSSLLCVAAHPDDEDGASLVYYRMKYGVNTASITATRGEGGQNAVGTELNEALGVIRSYEMQAAAAHQESPNYNLGLEDFGFSKTSREALARWGHDEALRRLVGLIRKLRPDVVITNHDTKTGHGHHQAVGVLLQEAFDAAADPNQFSDQIIGGVLPWQIRRLYERAIGETKPDVTFEVNQVDPYRQVSYVQITYDALKMHATQGPWPNADLSRPVTRRYRLIKSKNAGDLPAGGDNLFAGLESQSKPDFSDVYAGVVKASFQGVMPSERWRQIQSLTKSEEREAARRKLGDEVLGALRSVRTQALNSKDQSRVFEQLADRLAHAYVVLSGIEIQVQATPQLIVPGETAFVRLTIVNGSSQPVSLRQVQIKLADGWQSSGDYSAAGNDVQIEPGNQTDVSFRLTAFPALPPTQPAPEHLYDADFLQPQARFTVTLARNGIRFQVPVPARLEVAHPVVVQGVPREIPAILKEGDIRGPEPQIFTATITRNSARVQAGEIKFHILGGVVVSPNKISVQFGPNQIQVQAKVIVTFLQPLDPKQTRIDMVWTDLSAPPPLPVPKKAAYDPEEPKPATAPLQLASIQVIPVSVALPAKLRVGYVRSFEFTLPQTLKLLGVEHRELQESDWKPGALKENFDTIVLDNRVYLAAPDLAKHQSQLMEFVEQGGHLVVFYHKTGEFKPEWAALPLKVGDRRVAEETAPVTFLLPEHPLLNWPNKLSQTDFDNWVQERGLYFPSEWDSGYQALLASHDTGEEELRGGYLVAHRGKGSYVYTSYAWYRQLRVYHQGTFRTFSNMIAYPVRPNQSE
- a CDS encoding patatin-like phospholipase family protein → MKHESTTNVQRIKITPVPSSTKAKKRSKTALVLAGGGVTGVVYEVGVLQALTHFLTGEFTLNDFDMVMGLSAGSLVGSLLVNGITPAEMMGAMGEHPSTTLTKFSKWDVFRPNFGEFFERAMGLPFTLTQNLWRNISNYTLGKNPYSELLDEILPSAIFTNSKVADFVRTNLQNLGRTNDFRELAKKFYVIATELDTGDRVIFGDEGYDHIPISKAVQASTAIPLFYRPVRIGRRDYVDGAMRKTLHIDIAIEKGAELIICINPVVPLRNDTEKKSIPMFGHKGRYISDKGFQHVWRQMLRLMLHSRIPAGLERYRRFYPNVDIILIEPREDDYKMFFHNIMDYDARVSVAEHGYKTMIARLSEHFEEYAAIFARHGIDIHPPRKSAHHATPRSFDNTPPALRRVRIAQANHRELNRLHSVLQKLDSRLDSLAEESAKPPIHPEGEFKSRVANV
- a CDS encoding DUF512 domain-containing protein, with protein sequence MYSLQFETIYPIAELKRRRGVTVTAVDEGGIGAALGLVPGDRILAINDRKVRDYLDFQFYTGSEEHLKLAVARVDGKNVDFEVALDEGEIWGLDFEQFVPRQCGNECLFCFCEQNPEDARPSLFFRDEDIRLSFLHGNYTTMTTLTSDEFERIVEQRLSPQYVSVHATDPEVRRHLLGRNKADDILGTMRRLLEHDIELHAQIVLCPRINDGEVLRQSIYELAELYPGLVSVAIVPLGLTKHHRKRHLLTPVWDEWFAEIIELVTPWQKDLNKRLGTNFAFLGDEFYIRAKQPIPSTRHYGPYPQIEDGVGMVRRFLNSFRTTLKQRLKRPGLADELRQVTTLATGTLFYPTLAAAAEEINQAFGTQLHVVPVTNEYFGPEVNVSGLLTATDFLAARDQFKGQKLFIPGESVMGENQIFLDGMTLADLRTKLGMDIQLGGITGKDFVLTMLGNRSKG